In the Chitinophagales bacterium genome, one interval contains:
- a CDS encoding RagB/SusD family nutrient uptake outer membrane protein, giving the protein MKFNHIKSHMFNTMVVVMLVAGFSSCKIDEQVDPNNPSLEGIEANATVDELNNLVTGMLSGMRNRFDTYLDDVSVIGRDYYRYSGSDPRFTSDLLGKEASVLDPNTFYTTNPWADQYRVVRNGWILRHAIANTSAAITDEEKNGYLGFAKTMQAQQMLNSLNMQYQNGIRVDVEDPDNPGPFLSYDASLQGILELLDEGYNDLTNAGDVFRFVLTSGFTGFDTPETFAKFNRALAARVTLYKGDFTNVEGLLNESFFDMSGELATGVYMVYSTSGGDLLNDAFTPLNSSPGSNARCAQPSFITDAEAGDARVASKTVLRDAPAFADDLTSDYDVWVYKSNTDPVCIIRNEELLLIYAEAKNQTGNSGSAIDAVNIIRAAAGLSPYTGGTSQDEVTNEILKQRRYSLFGEGHRWVDMRRYNKLGELPIDRPGDDVWVQFPRPASEVL; this is encoded by the coding sequence ATGAAATTCAATCATATCAAATCACACATGTTCAACACCATGGTCGTTGTCATGTTAGTGGCGGGTTTCAGCTCTTGCAAAATTGATGAGCAGGTTGACCCGAATAATCCTTCACTGGAAGGCATTGAAGCCAATGCAACGGTTGATGAATTAAACAACCTTGTAACAGGCATGCTTTCCGGTATGCGTAACCGTTTCGATACCTACCTGGATGATGTGTCGGTGATTGGTCGTGATTACTATCGTTATTCAGGTTCAGATCCACGCTTCACCTCCGACTTGTTGGGAAAGGAAGCTTCGGTGCTTGATCCGAATACTTTTTACACCACCAATCCCTGGGCCGATCAGTACCGCGTTGTAAGGAATGGATGGATTCTTCGCCATGCCATTGCAAACACTTCAGCTGCAATCACTGATGAGGAGAAAAATGGTTACCTCGGTTTTGCCAAAACGATGCAGGCACAGCAGATGCTGAATTCGCTGAATATGCAATACCAGAATGGTATCAGGGTAGATGTGGAAGATCCCGATAATCCCGGTCCGTTCTTAAGTTATGATGCATCTCTTCAGGGTATCCTGGAACTGCTGGATGAAGGTTATAATGATCTGACCAATGCCGGTGATGTATTCCGTTTTGTTTTGACAAGCGGCTTCACTGGTTTTGATACACCCGAAACTTTTGCAAAGTTTAACCGTGCACTGGCCGCAAGGGTTACACTTTATAAGGGCGATTTTACTAATGTTGAAGGATTACTCAATGAATCATTTTTTGACATGTCAGGTGAACTCGCTACGGGCGTGTACATGGTGTATTCAACTTCCGGTGGTGACCTGCTAAATGATGCATTTACTCCACTAAATTCTTCGCCGGGTTCCAATGCAAGATGCGCGCAGCCTTCCTTTATAACGGATGCGGAAGCCGGCGATGCAAGGGTGGCATCTAAGACAGTGCTGAGAGATGCACCGGCTTTTGCTGATGATCTGACCAGTGACTACGATGTATGGGTTTACAAGTCCAATACAGATCCGGTTTGCATCATTCGCAATGAAGAGCTGTTACTGATTTATGCTGAAGCTAAAAATCAGACCGGCAATTCCGGTTCTGCAATTGATGCGGTTAACATAATTCGTGCAGCTGCCGGCCTTTCTCCTTATACCGGCGGCACTTCGCAGGACGAGGTTACTAATGAGATCCTGAAGCAACGCCGGTATTCACTGTTTGGTGAAGGCCATCGTTGGGTGGATATGAGAAGGTATAATAAGCTTGGCGAATTACCGATTGACCGTCCGGGCGATGATGTGTGGGTTCAGTTTCCAAGGCCTGCCAGCGAAGTGTTATAG
- a CDS encoding SusC/RagA family TonB-linked outer membrane protein, whose protein sequence is MKQIMYKLCVTLIAIPAFCNAVFAQFDVNGTVTSDKGEQLIGVTVSVKNTNTGAVTDENGYYTIRVSGASATLVYSYLGYRTQEKSVSSAGTVNVTLEETNTELDEVIVSGLATSVKRTNSANAVASINAKQLNGITTQSTLDGAIYGKFTGAQITQSSGAPGGGIGIRMRGITSINAPAQPLFIVDGIYVDNSSIAAGLNLVSNAAGGGNAAQFDQDNPSNRIADIDPGDIESIEILKGASAAAIYGSRASSGVVIITTKRGKSSIHDHANVEFSQSIGFQNMLNPQGTRQWDADKVAGSFGEGEVQNFLDAEATGTLHDYENELYGNVGFLSDTRLSFANATDRSSFYASIAHKAEDGIVENTGYNKTSVRLNLDHKVSQRIDLAVSTNYIKSSADRGYFNNDNTSTTMGISFAGTPAWAQLQADAEGNYPDNPYSAANFLQTRDLMTNNEAVDRFIGGGNLTTKIVSNERHSLKLIMNAGLDAYTFKTTAIFPKELQFEKNGNGTNGASIQGTTTSFNDNESAFLVYSFFPASAGFNVRAQAGLTRESFDRNTIIASATQLIGAQTNVSQAGAVDMYQFRSKQLDLGGFGQVEFNLNDKVILTAGLRGDKSSNNGDVNKVYYYPKASAALNLSEFAFWNAENMNQFKLRIAYGQSGNFAPFGSAFTSLGSTIIEGTAGSLINTTQGNSDVGPERQSELEFGTDMGFLDSRITVEATYYIKNVSDLLLVSQVPSSTGFTTKVTNAAELRNKGLELGIGVDIIKKENFSWFNQTNFWFNKSEITRLDIPSYAVGSFGATLGTFYIQQGASATQIVGIGDPEGKDTSDNGLVVWGDAEPDFQVSFNENLHWKNWELAFVLHWKQGGDNINLTTLLTDIFGTSPDFDDVDLDPAGVTPNGPYRLGLLGTSAEVFVQDASYVRLREAGLYYTFGDLSNKTNNTIQSVKVGLSAYNALNFFKYRSYDPEVSNFGRNGISSGVEVNPFPSAKRFYASVTVNF, encoded by the coding sequence ATGAAACAGATTATGTACAAGTTATGCGTCACACTGATTGCAATACCTGCGTTTTGTAATGCGGTATTTGCACAGTTTGATGTCAACGGCACCGTAACCAGCGATAAGGGCGAACAGCTCATTGGGGTTACCGTTTCCGTTAAAAATACCAACACGGGTGCAGTAACTGATGAAAACGGGTATTATACCATCCGTGTATCAGGCGCTTCCGCCACCTTGGTATACTCTTACCTGGGTTACCGGACACAGGAAAAATCTGTGTCTTCAGCGGGCACGGTCAATGTGACGCTTGAAGAAACCAATACGGAGCTCGATGAGGTAATTGTATCGGGTTTGGCAACGAGCGTGAAACGAACCAATTCGGCGAATGCAGTGGCATCTATCAATGCCAAGCAATTGAATGGAATTACCACGCAATCCACCCTTGACGGTGCCATTTATGGTAAATTCACCGGGGCTCAGATTACACAGAGTTCTGGTGCTCCCGGTGGTGGTATCGGCATTCGTATGCGTGGTATCACTTCTATTAATGCTCCGGCACAACCATTATTTATTGTCGATGGCATTTACGTCGACAACTCTTCCATTGCCGCAGGGCTGAATCTTGTTTCGAATGCTGCAGGCGGAGGAAATGCGGCGCAATTTGATCAGGATAATCCTTCCAACCGCATCGCGGACATTGATCCGGGGGATATTGAATCCATTGAAATTCTTAAAGGCGCATCCGCGGCAGCCATCTATGGATCAAGAGCTTCTTCCGGTGTGGTGATTATTACAACAAAGAGAGGCAAATCATCCATTCATGACCATGCCAACGTGGAGTTCTCACAATCTATAGGCTTTCAGAACATGTTGAATCCTCAGGGTACACGTCAATGGGATGCAGACAAGGTAGCCGGTAGTTTTGGCGAAGGTGAAGTGCAGAATTTCCTCGATGCGGAAGCAACCGGTACACTGCACGATTATGAAAATGAGTTGTATGGTAACGTTGGTTTCTTATCTGATACCAGGCTGTCATTTGCCAATGCCACTGACAGATCTTCGTTTTATGCCAGCATAGCCCATAAAGCGGAAGACGGAATTGTGGAAAATACCGGTTACAACAAAACCAGTGTCCGCCTGAATCTTGATCATAAGGTAAGTCAGCGTATTGACCTGGCAGTAAGCACGAATTATATCAAGAGCTCTGCCGATCGCGGATACTTCAACAATGACAATACCAGCACCACGATGGGTATCTCTTTTGCCGGCACTCCGGCATGGGCGCAACTGCAGGCGGATGCAGAAGGTAACTATCCTGATAATCCATACAGTGCTGCTAATTTTTTACAGACCCGCGATCTGATGACGAATAATGAAGCTGTAGACCGCTTTATCGGTGGTGGTAACCTCACGACCAAGATTGTCAGCAATGAACGTCATTCCCTGAAATTGATTATGAATGCCGGATTGGATGCTTATACCTTTAAAACCACAGCTATATTTCCTAAAGAGCTGCAGTTTGAAAAGAATGGCAATGGTACCAATGGAGCATCTATACAAGGAACTACGACGAGTTTCAATGATAATGAATCTGCCTTCCTGGTGTATTCCTTCTTTCCGGCATCTGCCGGCTTTAACGTGCGCGCACAGGCGGGGTTGACGCGCGAAAGTTTCGACCGTAACACCATTATTGCCTCTGCAACACAACTGATCGGTGCACAAACCAATGTAAGCCAGGCCGGCGCTGTTGATATGTATCAGTTCAGGAGCAAGCAACTGGATCTTGGCGGCTTTGGCCAGGTTGAATTTAATCTGAATGATAAAGTGATATTAACTGCCGGTTTGCGCGGCGATAAATCGTCGAATAACGGAGACGTGAATAAGGTTTATTACTATCCGAAAGCATCGGCAGCATTAAACCTGTCGGAGTTTGCATTCTGGAATGCTGAAAACATGAATCAGTTTAAACTGCGTATAGCCTATGGTCAGTCGGGTAACTTTGCTCCCTTCGGCTCGGCCTTCACTTCATTGGGCAGCACGATCATTGAAGGTACAGCAGGCTCTCTGATCAATACGACCCAGGGTAACAGCGATGTTGGTCCGGAACGCCAGAGTGAACTGGAATTCGGTACGGATATGGGATTCCTGGACAGTCGTATCACGGTGGAAGCAACTTATTACATCAAGAATGTTTCGGATTTGCTGCTCGTTTCACAGGTGCCTTCCTCAACCGGATTTACCACCAAGGTTACCAATGCAGCAGAGCTGAGAAACAAAGGGCTTGAATTAGGCATAGGCGTTGACATCATCAAGAAGGAAAACTTCAGCTGGTTTAACCAGACCAACTTCTGGTTTAACAAATCAGAGATCACCCGCCTCGACATTCCGTCATACGCGGTAGGATCGTTTGGCGCTACGCTCGGCACATTTTATATTCAGCAAGGAGCAAGTGCTACTCAAATTGTGGGAATTGGAGATCCGGAGGGCAAAGACACATCGGATAACGGACTTGTTGTTTGGGGAGATGCAGAACCTGACTTCCAGGTTTCTTTCAATGAAAACCTGCACTGGAAAAACTGGGAACTCGCATTTGTACTGCACTGGAAGCAAGGAGGCGACAACATCAACCTGACTACACTGCTGACCGATATTTTTGGTACAAGTCCTGATTTTGACGATGTGGATCTTGATCCGGCAGGCGTGACGCCAAATGGACCATACCGTCTGGGCCTGCTCGGCACATCGGCTGAAGTTTTTGTACAGGATGCCAGTTATGTTAGGCTGCGCGAAGCAGGATTGTATTACACTTTCGGCGATCTGAGCAACAAGACCAATAATACCATTCAATCGGTAAAAGTGGGACTGTCGGCTTACAATGCGCTGAACTTCTTTAAATACAGGAGCTACGACCCGGAAGTATCCAACTTCGGAAGAAATGGAATTTCAAGCGGTGTGGAAGTGAATCCATTCCCTTCTGCCAAGAGATTCTATGCTTCAGTAACCGTTAATTTCTAA
- a CDS encoding T9SS type A sorting domain-containing protein gives MKKERSTLSKKITSYSSLAASLLTVSNLVNAQIVYTDVNPDDAQANNGAEYDLDLNNDATVDFKITISSTGGAVKMAAEAIGDNAIAGTYYSPYIYPSAFALNETIGDSRTWNSGAGQTLASSGYFQGAYGHWFGAVDKYMGLRLKVGTDNFYGWMRMDVAEDGKSFVIKDYAYESEEGTAINAGDVGNVGITPVPASGIRVFAADQQVHVQLSNNAEGDVIFSNLVGQTIKAVKIDAAEMTIDMAGQPTGIYMVTVRQNGQVFSQKVAL, from the coding sequence ATGAAAAAAGAACGCTCTACACTTTCCAAAAAAATTACCAGTTACTCTTCCCTGGCAGCATCCTTACTGACAGTATCAAATCTGGTAAATGCCCAGATTGTATATACAGATGTAAACCCGGATGATGCACAGGCAAATAATGGAGCTGAATATGATCTTGATCTTAATAATGACGCAACTGTTGATTTCAAAATAACGATCTCATCAACAGGCGGTGCTGTTAAGATGGCTGCTGAAGCTATAGGAGATAATGCCATTGCAGGCACCTATTACAGTCCATATATATACCCTTCAGCCTTTGCACTGAATGAAACTATCGGCGATAGCCGCACCTGGAATTCCGGTGCCGGGCAAACCTTAGCCAGCTCAGGTTATTTCCAGGGCGCTTATGGCCATTGGTTTGGAGCAGTGGATAAATACATGGGACTCAGGCTGAAAGTGGGAACTGATAATTTTTATGGCTGGATGCGGATGGATGTAGCGGAAGATGGCAAGTCGTTCGTAATAAAGGATTATGCTTATGAATCAGAGGAAGGCACAGCCATCAATGCCGGAGATGTGGGAAACGTTGGCATCACACCGGTACCTGCTTCCGGTATCAGGGTGTTTGCTGCTGATCAGCAGGTGCATGTTCAGCTCAGCAATAATGCAGAAGGAGATGTTATATTTTCCAACCTTGTTGGTCAGACTATCAAGGCAGTAAAAATTGATGCTGCTGAAATGACGATAGACATGGCCGGTCAGCCTACAGGTATTTATATGGTAACGGTTCGCCAGAATGGACAGGTTTTTTCTCAGAAAGTGGCACTCTGA
- a CDS encoding AAA family ATPase has protein sequence MGKVIAIANQKGGVGKTTSAINLASSLAVLEYKTLLIDADPQSNATSGIGFDPKNITTSIYECLIGEQKIKDIILKTQTPNLFLVPAHLDLVGAEIELINHPNRERIMRQVLEDIRDQFDYIIIDCSPSLGLITVNALTAADAVLVPVQCEYFALEGLGKLLNTIKIIQTRLNPDLEIEGIVLTMYDSRLRLSNQVVEEVRRHFGDLAFDTIIHRNTRLGEAPSFGKSVIMYDADSKGAINYLNLAREILQKNDSTKMKSAEKIIDFNHD, from the coding sequence ATGGGAAAAGTTATAGCCATAGCCAATCAGAAAGGCGGTGTGGGAAAAACCACTTCGGCCATTAACCTGGCCTCTTCGCTGGCCGTTCTCGAATATAAGACCCTGCTCATTGATGCAGATCCACAGTCAAATGCCACCTCTGGAATCGGCTTTGATCCAAAAAATATTACCACCAGCATCTATGAATGCCTGATCGGTGAACAGAAAATCAAGGATATCATCCTGAAGACACAGACGCCCAACCTTTTCCTGGTGCCGGCACACCTCGACCTGGTAGGTGCAGAAATAGAACTCATCAACCATCCAAACCGCGAACGTATCATGCGGCAGGTGCTGGAGGATATACGCGACCAGTTTGACTATATCATCATCGACTGTTCACCATCACTTGGTCTGATAACGGTAAATGCGCTCACCGCTGCTGATGCTGTACTCGTTCCTGTGCAATGTGAATACTTTGCACTGGAAGGACTTGGTAAATTGCTCAATACCATAAAAATCATACAGACACGGCTGAATCCGGATCTTGAAATTGAAGGCATCGTACTCACCATGTATGACAGCAGGTTGCGGCTCAGTAACCAGGTGGTGGAAGAGGTACGTCGTCACTTCGGCGACCTTGCATTTGATACTATCATTCACCGCAATACCCGCTTGGGTGAAGCTCCCAGCTTCGGCAAGTCAGTGATCATGTATGATGCAGATAGCAAAGGTGCCATCAACTACCTTAATCTTGCACGTGAAATCCTGCAGAAGAACGATAGCACCAAGATGAAATCAGCGGAAAAAATTATTGATTTCAACCATGACTAA
- a CDS encoding NUDIX domain-containing protein, with translation MQDQKTSPEKFTIRVYGILIDVAKGILVADEIQRGLRITKFPGGGLEHGEGTRDCLVREWMEELNQRIRVTNHLYTTDFFQPSSFDPRQQVISIYYLVEELEQTTIRIASRPFDFDEVKEDAQSFRWISFKEFHPDMLTLPIDRIAGQIIQQQWCL, from the coding sequence ATGCAGGATCAAAAAACAAGTCCGGAAAAATTCACCATCAGGGTGTACGGCATTCTGATAGATGTAGCCAAAGGCATTCTGGTTGCAGATGAGATTCAACGTGGGCTTCGCATTACAAAATTCCCGGGAGGCGGGCTCGAGCACGGTGAAGGTACAAGGGATTGCCTCGTGCGTGAATGGATGGAAGAACTTAATCAGCGCATCAGGGTCACCAACCATCTGTATACCACAGACTTCTTTCAGCCTTCATCATTTGATCCGCGGCAGCAGGTTATCAGTATCTATTATCTGGTGGAAGAACTGGAGCAAACCACTATCCGTATAGCAAGCCGCCCATTCGATTTTGATGAAGTGAAGGAAGATGCTCAATCTTTCCGATGGATTTCTTTTAAAGAATTTCATCCGGACATGCTGACGTTGCCGATTGACAGGATCGCAGGACAAATTATCCAGCAGCAATGGTGCCTGTAG
- a CDS encoding TonB-dependent receptor: MKKLFLLLVALVFCHFMVMAQSNITGKITDKNKEVLIGVTVAEKGTTNGDYTDENGNYSITVKKLPAALVFSYIGYVTQEITVTGATNLDVIMNDAATELAAIEVVGSRSLNRSITNTPVPIDYIDIQKISNSMGQLDVNQLLHYLAPSFNANKQSGSDGADHTDPATLRGLGPDQTLVLINGKRQHQSSLINIYGTRGRGNTGTDLDAIPISSIDHIEILRDGASAQYGSDAIAGVINIVLKKSTGEFTGNVNAGTNLAQYRFDDKNFDGGKVTLGANYGFALAKKGYLNLSADYLNSGHTNRANIPADWYPGNTDVRNEFGQAAAQGAGFMVNFELPLSDRTDVYAFGGYNYRKTDAYAFTRVADDARNVISIYPDGFDPIIQSKIGDLTSAAGIRTMFGEWKFDLSDAYGSNKFHFFGDHTLNASLEGSSPTSFDDGGTQLSQNTLTLDASRYYKDVMSGFNLAFGAEFRTENYQIFAGEEGSWQTYGPVIFSIDSETGDTTFRPGGSQGFPGFRPANEVNENRNNIGGYADAELDITDDFMIDVALRAENYSDFGATINGKLAARYAISNNFSLRGSASTGFRAPSLAQVYFNQTFTNVQNGKIFDAVIANNVDPITVALGIPPLKEETAFTGSLGFTAGNGKGFTATVDGYYVQIKDRIVLTGQFDNSDPIIGPTLDALNVTAAQFFTNAVNTTTLGLDVVLNYFLHLNNNDHLTFSLVGNINNMKVDAVNTTGLLEGKQDSYFGPRDSAFLVNSAPPSKFNLGVAYDHKRFSANLHINEWAPLTFYDYDPKPYTYDMKFTVDLTLGYNITDNIALNIGGVNLFNTYPDYYDPYQTETGGAWDAVQMGFDGTFLFAKVGLKF; the protein is encoded by the coding sequence ATGAAAAAACTATTTCTTCTCCTGGTTGCCCTGGTTTTTTGCCATTTCATGGTAATGGCGCAGTCGAATATCACCGGAAAAATCACCGATAAGAACAAGGAAGTTCTGATTGGTGTAACCGTTGCTGAAAAAGGCACAACCAATGGCGACTACACTGATGAAAATGGTAATTACAGCATTACCGTAAAAAAACTGCCGGCAGCTTTGGTATTCAGTTACATTGGTTATGTGACACAGGAAATTACTGTAACCGGTGCCACTAATCTTGATGTTATCATGAATGATGCTGCCACAGAACTGGCCGCTATTGAAGTGGTCGGCAGCCGTTCACTGAACCGTTCTATCACGAACACGCCAGTTCCGATTGATTACATTGACATTCAAAAAATCTCCAACAGTATGGGCCAGCTCGATGTCAATCAGTTGCTCCATTACCTTGCTCCTTCCTTTAATGCCAATAAGCAGTCCGGATCGGATGGTGCCGATCACACCGATCCTGCAACATTGCGCGGATTAGGACCTGACCAAACGCTCGTGCTCATTAACGGTAAACGACAGCATCAGTCTTCGCTCATCAATATTTACGGAACACGCGGACGTGGCAATACTGGAACTGACCTGGACGCTATTCCAATATCATCGATTGATCATATAGAAATTTTGCGCGACGGTGCGTCGGCGCAATACGGCTCTGATGCCATAGCCGGTGTCATTAATATTGTACTGAAAAAATCAACCGGTGAGTTTACCGGCAATGTGAATGCAGGTACCAATCTCGCTCAATACCGTTTTGATGATAAAAATTTTGATGGCGGAAAAGTGACACTGGGTGCCAACTATGGTTTCGCATTAGCCAAAAAAGGATACCTCAACCTTTCGGCAGATTATCTCAACAGCGGACATACTAACCGCGCCAATATTCCCGCCGACTGGTACCCGGGGAATACCGATGTCAGAAATGAGTTTGGCCAGGCAGCAGCGCAGGGGGCCGGATTTATGGTGAACTTCGAACTTCCGCTGAGTGACAGAACCGATGTCTACGCATTTGGAGGCTATAACTACCGCAAGACCGATGCTTATGCTTTCACCCGTGTTGCCGATGATGCACGCAACGTCATCAGCATTTATCCGGATGGCTTTGATCCCATTATCCAGTCAAAAATCGGAGACCTTACTTCAGCAGCAGGCATCCGCACCATGTTTGGCGAATGGAAATTTGACCTGAGTGATGCATACGGATCCAATAAGTTTCATTTTTTCGGCGATCATACATTAAACGCATCTCTTGAAGGTAGCTCGCCTACCTCCTTTGATGACGGAGGCACACAGCTTTCGCAGAATACACTTACACTGGATGCAAGCCGTTACTATAAGGATGTCATGAGCGGTTTCAATCTTGCTTTCGGTGCTGAATTCAGGACAGAGAATTACCAGATCTTCGCCGGTGAAGAAGGTTCATGGCAAACCTATGGCCCAGTAATCTTCTCGATAGATTCCGAAACCGGTGACACCACCTTCAGGCCGGGCGGCTCACAGGGTTTTCCCGGGTTCAGGCCGGCCAATGAAGTGAATGAGAACCGTAATAATATCGGCGGGTATGCAGACGCTGAACTGGACATCACGGATGACTTTATGATTGACGTCGCATTACGTGCTGAAAATTACAGCGATTTCGGTGCTACCATAAACGGGAAACTTGCCGCACGATATGCCATCAGCAACAATTTCTCATTGCGAGGTTCTGCGAGCACCGGCTTCAGGGCTCCGTCACTTGCACAGGTGTATTTCAACCAGACATTTACGAATGTGCAGAACGGAAAAATTTTTGATGCAGTAATTGCCAATAATGTTGATCCGATTACTGTGGCCCTTGGTATTCCACCATTAAAAGAAGAAACGGCCTTCACGGGAAGCCTTGGATTCACTGCCGGCAACGGTAAAGGATTTACCGCAACCGTAGATGGTTATTATGTTCAGATCAAAGACCGTATCGTGCTCACCGGTCAGTTTGACAACAGCGATCCTATCATTGGCCCAACACTCGACGCACTCAACGTCACGGCAGCACAGTTTTTCACGAATGCAGTGAATACCACAACGCTTGGCCTGGATGTGGTGCTGAACTATTTCCTTCACCTGAATAACAACGATCACCTGACATTCTCACTCGTTGGCAATATCAACAATATGAAGGTTGATGCGGTAAATACTACCGGATTGCTGGAAGGAAAACAGGATTCCTACTTTGGACCGCGCGACAGCGCCTTCCTCGTTAATTCAGCTCCTCCTTCCAAATTTAACCTCGGAGTTGCCTACGATCACAAGCGATTCAGCGCCAACCTGCACATCAACGAATGGGCGCCGCTCACTTTTTATGATTATGATCCCAAGCCTTATACCTACGACATGAAGTTTACGGTAGATCTGACACTGGGATATAACATTACCGATAATATTGCATTGAACATTGGTGGAGTCAACTTATTTAATACGTATCCCGATTACTACGACCCGTATCAGACAGAAACCGGCGGAGCATGGGATGCAGTGCAAATGGGTTTTGACGGTACCTTCCTTTTCGCAAAAGTCGGCTTGAAGTTTTAG
- a CDS encoding GNAT family N-acetyltransferase — translation MKKSFPKADAIKIAPVSGDSQLDEILQLQQSNLALSLDEKEIQEQGFVTVQHDFATLKDMHAEAPSIVALDEQRVVGYALVMPASFRNKIPVLVPMFNMIDALEYLHYPLPSFTYFVMGQVCIAKDYRGHGIFGLLYDGLKREYASCYRLLITEVASRNKRSINAHLRVGLKVIHRYTDPFGETWELMLLDWHATGKSA, via the coding sequence ATGAAGAAATCATTTCCGAAAGCTGATGCCATAAAAATTGCACCCGTTTCCGGCGACAGCCAGTTGGACGAAATTCTGCAATTACAGCAAAGTAACCTGGCTTTATCACTGGATGAAAAGGAAATACAGGAGCAGGGCTTTGTGACGGTGCAGCATGATTTTGCAACACTGAAAGATATGCATGCCGAAGCTCCATCCATCGTGGCGCTCGATGAGCAGCGAGTTGTTGGCTATGCACTGGTGATGCCCGCTTCTTTTCGCAATAAGATACCTGTACTGGTTCCCATGTTCAACATGATTGACGCACTCGAATACCTTCATTATCCACTTCCCTCCTTCACCTATTTCGTGATGGGGCAGGTTTGCATTGCAAAAGATTACCGGGGGCATGGAATTTTTGGCCTGCTGTATGATGGACTAAAACGAGAATATGCATCCTGCTACAGGCTCCTCATTACTGAAGTCGCCAGCAGGAATAAACGTTCAATAAATGCCCACCTGCGGGTTGGACTGAAAGTGATACATCGCTATACAGATCCTTTCGGTGAAACATGGGAATTAATGCTGCTTGACTGGCACGCAACAGGCAAGTCAGCATAG
- a CDS encoding T9SS type A sorting domain-containing protein, with protein sequence MKKNATGLSKKIKAYSSMAVSLFAVSNMANAQVIYTDIDPDYAGAENGATYDLDLNNDGTVDFKINYTSNGPSFKLLINANSSNAIAGTYLNPPYKYPSVLEANAEIGADFPFTWVTGNYQTLATSGYFGAPYGYWFGAVDGYMGLRLKLGTSDYYGWLRMDVAENGRSFLVKDYAYESTPGDSILAGNTGNVGIGSFSESIYKIFAADQQVHVQVPQHTAGAITITNLLGSTVISIPINATEMTINLANQPAGIYLVSIFQDGETYTRKIRL encoded by the coding sequence ATGAAAAAGAACGCTACAGGTTTAAGTAAAAAAATCAAAGCCTATTCTTCCATGGCAGTGTCATTGTTCGCTGTATCCAATATGGCGAATGCACAGGTTATCTATACTGATATAGATCCTGATTATGCCGGTGCGGAGAATGGAGCAACCTACGACCTCGATCTGAATAATGACGGAACCGTAGATTTCAAAATCAACTACACCAGCAACGGACCGAGCTTTAAGCTGCTGATCAATGCCAACAGCAGCAATGCCATCGCAGGTACCTATCTGAATCCGCCTTACAAATACCCATCGGTACTGGAAGCCAATGCGGAGATCGGCGCTGACTTTCCTTTCACCTGGGTGACAGGTAATTATCAGACACTGGCCACCTCAGGATATTTCGGTGCTCCATACGGCTATTGGTTTGGAGCGGTGGATGGCTATATGGGGCTTAGGCTGAAATTGGGAACATCAGACTATTATGGCTGGCTGCGTATGGATGTGGCAGAAAATGGCCGGTCTTTCCTGGTTAAGGACTATGCTTATGAAAGCACGCCGGGAGATTCCATCCTGGCAGGCAATACCGGTAATGTTGGTATAGGATCATTCAGTGAATCAATATATAAAATATTTGCAGCGGATCAGCAAGTACATGTTCAGGTGCCACAGCATACCGCAGGAGCGATAACCATAACCAACCTGCTTGGCAGCACGGTTATATCAATACCCATAAATGCAACGGAGATGACTATTAATCTTGCAAACCAGCCGGCTGGCATCTACCTCGTTTCCATTTTTCAAGACGGCGAAACCTATACAAGGAAAATCAGGTTATAG